One region of Candidatus Spechtbacteria bacterium genomic DNA includes:
- a CDS encoding CTP synthase, which produces MPRFIFVVGGVMSGVGKGVATSSIGTILQARGFRVTAVKIDPYLNVDAGTMNPVEHGEVFVTSDGMECDQDIGNYERFLNKDIPAINYMTSGSVYYTVIQRERNLGYGGRCVEVVPDIPEEVIGRLQRVAKVSKADFVLVEIGGTVGEYQNLLFLEAARMMRLRTPKQVIFALVSYLPVPKMVGEMKTKPTQYAVRSLNSAGIQPDLIIARSECPIDEPRKKKLSVFCNVGPEDIISAPDIQSSIYEIPVNFENDGLGKRIVVKFGMRDKAVELKQWKSVVSKIQAQNPEVKIGVVGKYFESGNFVLSDSYLSVLEAVKHAAWYQNRIPIIQWLNAGDYDPSANSTLSTSSGQGIKKQLAQLREFDGIIVPGGFGSRGVEGKINVIRYCRENNIPYFGLCYGMQLATIEFARNVCGMEGANTTEIDGKTPYPVIDIMTEQKAKLAKGDYGASMRLGAYGCALKEGTYAYQAYAQEGRTLRGGSDPPILSMGKKNGELLISERHRHRYELNNAYREQFTANGLVFSGVNPERDLVEIIELPKHKFFMGTQFHPELQSRPLRPHPLFVAFIGAAVNINE; this is translated from the coding sequence ATGCCTCGTTTCATATTCGTAGTTGGAGGAGTAATGTCAGGGGTTGGTAAGGGCGTCGCGACTTCGTCAATTGGAACAATCCTGCAGGCGCGGGGTTTTCGCGTTACTGCGGTAAAAATTGATCCCTACTTAAACGTAGATGCCGGCACCATGAACCCGGTTGAGCATGGCGAGGTTTTTGTGACCAGTGACGGCATGGAATGCGACCAGGATATTGGCAACTACGAGCGATTTTTAAATAAAGATATTCCCGCCATTAATTATATGACTAGCGGAAGTGTTTATTACACGGTAATTCAGCGTGAGAGAAACTTGGGTTACGGAGGACGTTGCGTTGAAGTGGTGCCAGATATCCCGGAGGAAGTAATTGGCCGTTTGCAGCGTGTTGCCAAAGTCTCAAAGGCAGATTTTGTGTTGGTAGAAATAGGTGGCACTGTGGGCGAATATCAGAATCTTCTTTTTTTGGAAGCGGCGCGTATGATGCGTTTGCGCACTCCAAAGCAAGTAATTTTTGCTTTGGTTAGCTATTTGCCAGTACCTAAAATGGTTGGCGAGATGAAAACTAAGCCAACGCAGTATGCCGTGCGATCTCTAAACTCTGCCGGCATTCAGCCGGATCTTATCATTGCGCGTTCAGAATGCCCTATAGATGAACCGCGCAAAAAAAAGCTTTCCGTGTTTTGCAATGTCGGACCGGAAGATATTATCTCTGCGCCAGATATTCAGTCAAGCATTTACGAGATACCTGTTAATTTTGAAAATGATGGTCTTGGCAAGCGTATAGTGGTAAAGTTTGGCATGCGTGACAAAGCCGTGGAATTAAAGCAATGGAAGAGCGTTGTTTCCAAGATTCAGGCGCAAAATCCGGAGGTAAAAATCGGAGTCGTGGGAAAATACTTCGAATCAGGGAACTTTGTATTATCTGACTCTTATCTTTCGGTGCTAGAGGCAGTAAAGCATGCCGCGTGGTACCAGAATCGTATTCCTATCATCCAATGGCTTAATGCTGGCGACTACGATCCTTCGGCGAATTCGACCCTTTCGACAAGCTCAGGGCAAGGAATAAAAAAGCAATTGGCGCAACTTAGAGAATTTGATGGCATTATTGTACCCGGAGGATTTGGCAGCAGGGGGGTGGAGGGTAAGATTAATGTTATCCGTTATTGCCGCGAAAATAATATTCCATATTTTGGACTGTGCTATGGCATGCAGCTTGCAACAATTGAATTTGCGCGAAACGTTTGCGGCATGGAAGGTGCCAATACCACTGAGATTGATGGCAAGACACCTTACCCGGTGATAGATATAATGACCGAACAAAAAGCTAAGCTAGCAAAAGGGGACTACGGCGCTTCCATGCGACTTGGTGCATACGGATGCGCCCTGAAAGAAGGAACTTATGCGTATCAAGCATATGCACAGGAGGGTCGTACCCTTCGCGGAGGGTCCGACCCTCCTATCTTGTCGATGGGTAAAAAAAATGGCGAACTGCTTATTTCAGAACGCCATCGCCATAGATATGAATTAAATAATGCTTACCGAGAACAGTTTACCGCAAACGGCTTGGTTTTTTCTGGTGTGAACCCAGAGCGCGATCTTGTAGAGATTATTGAGTTGCCAAAACACAAATTTTTCATGGGTACGCAATTTCATCCAGAGCTTCAATCGCGCCCCTTGAGGCCACATCCATTGTTTGTTGCGTTCATTGGGGCGGCAGTGAATATCAACGAATAA
- the rpmA gene encoding 50S ribosomal protein L27, which produces MSKTKAAGTTRLGRDSHSQRLGVKLFAGQDVKAGNIIVRQRGSHFIAGDNVRSGKDDTLYAARNGKISFTTVRKRRFNGQQRVAKVVHVL; this is translated from the coding sequence ATGTCAAAAACAAAAGCAGCAGGAACAACCCGTCTCGGGCGAGACTCGCACTCACAACGCCTCGGAGTAAAACTCTTTGCGGGCCAAGACGTGAAAGCGGGAAATATAATCGTGCGCCAGCGTGGCTCGCATTTTATCGCGGGAGACAATGTACGCTCCGGCAAGGATGACACGCTTTACGCCGCGCGAAATGGCAAGATATCATTTACTACCGTGCGAAAACGACGATTTAATGGACAGCAACGTGTTGCGAAGGTTGTGCATGTACTATAA